The Tachyglossus aculeatus isolate mTacAcu1 chromosome 4, mTacAcu1.pri, whole genome shotgun sequence genome contains a region encoding:
- the VPS16 gene encoding vacuolar protein sorting-associated protein 16 homolog: MDCYTANWNPLGEAAFYRKSELYSMDWNLTEELRDCLMAAAPYGGPIALLRNPWRKEKSPSGRPVLETYSASGVALASMVWKSGQVAQLGWTASEELLCVQEDGSVLVYDLFCDFKRHLSLGNEVLQNRVLEARVFHTEFGSGIAVLTGAHRFTLTANVDHLTLRRMPDVPGLQQSPTCWTVLSQDRLTLVLLATGTDLFLLDNTVCSPVTPAGLAPGAGSVLQMAVSFNYRYLALFTDSGLIWMGTASLKEKLCEFNCSIRTPPKQMSWCCRPRSQQRAVVLAWERRLMVAGDAPESIQFVLDEDSYLVPELDGVRILARTHHEFLQEVPAASEEIFKIASMAPGALLLEAQREYEKESQKADEYLREIREQDLLADAVEQCIQAAACEQEPAIQKSLLRAASFGKCFIDKFPPEGFVRTCRDLRVLNAVRDYQIGIPLSYAQYKQLTIEVLLDRLVLRRLYPLAIRICEYLRLPECQGASRVLAHWACYKVQQKDKSDEEVARAINQKLGDTPGISYSEIAARACHCGRSELAIKLLEYEPRSGEQVPLLLSMKRSKLALSKALESGDSDLVFTVVLHLKNELNRGDFFMTLRSQPAALSLYRQFCKHQELETLRDLYNQDDNHQELGDFHVRDSYSGSDKRIEGRVAALQAAADEFSKARNEFAAKATEEQMKLLRLQRRLEEEVGERFLDLSLHDTVSALILAGSHKRAEQLARDFRIPDKRFWWLKLTALAQREDWEELEKFSKSKKSPIGYLPFVEICMKHHNKFEAKKFALRVSPEQKVKASILIGDLEQAAEVALEHRNEAELSLVLSRCDPALAERIQRARAQAQKK; this comes from the exons atggacTGTTACACGGCCAACTGGAACCCGCTCGGCGAGGCGGCTTTCTACCG GAAGTCCGAGCTGTACAGCATGGACTGGAACCTGACGGAGGAGCTGCGGGACTGTCTGATGGCCGCCGCGCCCTATGGAGGTCCCATAG cgCTGCTAAGGAACCCGTGGAGGAAAGAGAAGTCCCCCAGCGGGAGGCCTGTGTTGGAGACGTATTCAGCATCCGGAGTAGCACTGGCCAGTATGGTG TGGAAGAGTGGTCAGGTGGCCCAGCTGGGCTGGACAGCCAGCGAGGAGCTGCTGTGCGTGCAGGAGGACGGCTCCGTGCTCGTCTACGACCTCTTCTGTGACTTCAAACGGCATCTCAGCCTAGGCAAT gaggtcCTGCAGAACCGGGTGTTGGAGGCCCGTGTGTTCCACACCGAGTTCGGGTCCGGGATCGCCGTCCTCACGGGAGCCCACCGCTTCACGCTGACTGCCAACGTGGACCACCTCACACTCCGCAGGATGCCTGACGTCCCag GGCTTCAGCAGTCACCGACCTGCTGGACCGTGTTGTCTCAGGACCGACTGACCCTAGTTCTGCTGGCCACGGGGACGGACCTCTTCCTCCTGGACAACACAGTCTGCTCTCCGGTG actCCAGCCGGTCTGGCCCCGGGGGCCGGCAGCGTCCTGCAGATGGCCGTCTCCTTCAATTACCGCTACCTGGCACTGTTCACGGACTCCGGCCTCATTTGGATGGGCACAGCCTCGCTCAAG GAAAAACTGTGTGAATTCAACTGCAGCATCCGAACCCCTCCAAAGCAGATGTCCTG GTGCTGCCGTCCACGCAGTCAACAGCGCGCGGTGGTCCTGGCCTGGGAGCGGCGCCTCATGGTGGCCGGGGACGCGCCTGAGTCCATTCA ATTCGTCCTGGACGAGGACTCCTACCTGGTGCCTGAGCTGGACGGGGTCCGTATTCTGGCCCGGACCCATCACGAGTTCCTGCAGGAGGTCCCTG CGGCCAGTGAGGAAATCTTCAAGATTGCCTCTATGGCCCCCGGTGCCCTCCTCCTAGAAGCCCAGAGGGAGTACGAG AAGGAGAGCCAGAAGGCAGACGAGTACCTGCGAGAGATTCGGGAGCAGGACCTGCTGGCCGACGCCGTGGAGCAGTGCATCCAGGCGGCAGCCTGTGAGCAAGAGCCCGCTATCCAAAAGAGCCTGCTCAGG GCGGCCTCCTTCGGGAAGTGCTTCATCGACAAGTTCCCTCCCGAGGGCTTTGTGCGGACCTGCCGGGACCTACGGGTGCTCAACGCTGTGAGGGACTACCAGATCGGCATCCCCCTCAGCTACGCCCA GTACAAACAGCTCACCATTGAGGTCCTGCTGGACAG GCTGGTGCTACGACGTCTGTACCCGCTGGCCATCCGCATTTGCGAGTACCTGCGTCTTCCCGAGTGTCAGGGTGCCAGCCGGGTGCTAGCTCACTGGGCCTGCTACAAG gTGCAGCAGAAGGACAAGTCCGACGAGGAGGTGGCTCGGGCCATCAATCAGAAGTTGGGGGACACCCCAGGCATCTCCTATTCGGAGATCGCCGCCCGCGCGTGCCACTGCGGCCGCTCGGAGCTGGCCATCAAG ctcctggaGTACGAGCCGCGCTCCGGGGAGCAGGTCCCGTTGCTGCTCAGCATGAAGAGAAGCAAACTGGCCCTGAGCAAAGCGCTAGAGAGCGGGGACAGCGATCTGG TGTTCACTGTGGTGCTGCACCTCAAGAACGAGCTGAACCGTGGGGACTTCTTCATGACACTGCGCAGCCAGCCGGCCGCCCTCAGCCTCTATCGccag tTCTGCAAGCACCAGGAGCTGGAAACCCTGCGTGACCTGTACAACCAGGACGACAACCACCAGGAGCTCGGGGACTTCCATGTCCGTGACAGCTACTCTGGCAGTGACAAG CGGATTGAGGGGCGCGTGGCAGCTCTGCAGGCGgcagcagatgagttctccaaggccagGAATGAGTTTGCAGCCAAG GCTACAGAGGAACAGATGAAGCTGCTGCGCCTGCAACgccgcctggaggaggaggtgggggaacgcTTCCTGGACCTGTCGCTTCACGACACCGTGTCGGCCCTCATCCTGGCCGGGAGCCACAAGCGCGCAGAGCAACTTGCCCGTGACTTCCGCATCCCAGACAAGAG GTTCTGGTGGCTGAAGCTCACAGCCCTGGCCCAACGAGAAGATTGGGAAGAGTTGGAAAAGTTCTCCAAAAGCAAGAAATCCCCCATCGGCTATCtg CCCTTTGTGGAAATCTGCATGAAGCACCACAACAAGTTTGAGGCCAAGAAGTTCGCTTTGCGTGTGAGTCCGGAGCAGAAGGTCAAGGCGTCCATCCTCATTGG GGACCTGGAACAAGCTGCAGAGGTGGCCCTGGAACACCGCAACGAGGCCGAGCTCAGCCTGGTCCTCTCCCGCTGCGACCCTGCCTTAGCTGAGCGGATTCAGCGGGCGCGGGCCCAGGCCCAGAAGAAATGA